From Streptomyces sp. NBC_00690, a single genomic window includes:
- the glgP gene encoding alpha-glucan family phosphorylase: MKAIRRFTVRPVLPEPLRPLSDLARNLRWSWHTETRDLFQAVDPEGWQAAGGDPVRLLGSVSAARLAELAGDRRFLRRLTATADDLDDYLHGRRWYQTQSPEDPYRGGLDPVTGRTETPFPQAVAYFSPEFGVTAALPQYSGGLGILAGDHLKAASDLGVPLIGVGLLYRHGYFRQSLSRDGWQLEHYPVLDPNELPVTLLREPDGDPAHICLALPGGRALRAHIWVAQVGRVPLLMLDSDVEENAPGERDVTDRLYGGGGEHRLLQEMLLGIGGVRALRLYCRLTGHPAPEVFHTNEGHAGFLGLERIRELGQAAEKAGQGLDFDAALEAVRAGTVFTTHTPVPAGIDRFDTELIARHFGERAELPTVPLDRILELGQESYPGGEPRLFNMAVMGLRLAQRANGVSTLHGAVSRQMFAGLWPGFDDDEVPITSITNGVHAPTWIAPQVLRLAVRRIGTGRAEDALSSGASERWDSVAGIPDADVWELRRELREQLVGEVRARLRASWRQRGAGAAELGWVDSVLDPEVLTIGFARRVPSYKRLTLMLRDRERLRELLLHPTRPVQIVVAGKAHPADDGGKRLVQELVRFADDPRVRHRIVFLPDYGMGMAQKLYPGCDVWLNNPLRPLEACGTSGMKAALNGGLNLSVLDGWWDEWYDSDFGWAIPTADGSATGEERRDDLESAALYELIENRVAPLFYDRSPEGVPRRWTEMVRRTLAVLGPKVLAGRMVREYVERLYVPAARAHRLLDTDTARELADWKHRIRGAWSRVAVDHVETLEQGGDDRDVELGATLVLRARVALGELHPEDVEVQAVAGRVDADDTIGESRTSPLKPVGGGPDLEGRWIYEGPLTLAHTGSFGYTVRVLPAHRLLASSADLGLVALPMETVGEAGVLLR, translated from the coding sequence GTGAAGGCCATTCGTCGATTCACCGTCCGCCCAGTCCTCCCCGAGCCCCTCCGCCCCCTCAGCGACCTCGCACGCAATCTGCGCTGGTCCTGGCACACCGAGACCCGTGACCTCTTCCAGGCAGTCGACCCCGAGGGCTGGCAGGCAGCCGGGGGCGACCCCGTGCGGCTCCTCGGCTCCGTGTCCGCAGCCAGACTCGCCGAGCTCGCCGGGGACCGGAGGTTCCTGCGCCGGCTGACCGCCACCGCCGACGACCTGGACGACTATCTGCACGGCCGCAGGTGGTACCAGACCCAGAGCCCCGAAGACCCCTACCGCGGCGGCCTCGACCCGGTCACCGGTCGCACCGAGACCCCGTTCCCCCAAGCCGTCGCCTACTTCTCCCCCGAGTTCGGCGTCACCGCGGCCCTTCCCCAGTACTCAGGCGGCCTCGGCATCCTCGCCGGGGACCACCTCAAGGCCGCCAGCGACCTCGGCGTACCGCTCATCGGCGTGGGGCTGCTCTACCGCCACGGGTACTTCCGCCAGTCCCTGTCACGGGACGGCTGGCAGTTGGAGCACTATCCCGTGCTCGACCCCAATGAACTCCCCGTCACCCTGCTGCGCGAACCCGACGGCGATCCCGCTCACATCTGCCTCGCCCTGCCCGGCGGACGCGCCCTGCGCGCCCACATCTGGGTCGCCCAGGTCGGCCGCGTACCCCTGCTGATGCTCGACTCGGACGTGGAGGAGAACGCACCGGGCGAACGGGATGTCACCGACCGCCTCTACGGCGGAGGCGGGGAACACCGCCTGTTGCAGGAGATGCTGTTGGGGATCGGTGGTGTACGGGCCCTCCGCCTGTACTGCCGTCTCACCGGACACCCCGCGCCCGAGGTCTTCCACACCAACGAGGGGCACGCCGGGTTCCTCGGCCTCGAACGCATCCGCGAACTCGGCCAGGCCGCCGAAAAGGCCGGCCAGGGACTGGACTTCGACGCAGCCCTGGAAGCCGTACGCGCCGGAACCGTCTTCACCACCCACACCCCCGTCCCCGCCGGAATCGACCGCTTCGACACCGAACTCATCGCCCGACACTTCGGCGAGCGCGCCGAACTGCCCACCGTGCCCCTGGACCGCATCCTCGAACTCGGCCAGGAGAGCTACCCCGGCGGCGAGCCGCGCCTGTTCAACATGGCCGTCATGGGCCTGCGCCTCGCCCAGCGCGCCAACGGGGTCTCCACACTGCACGGAGCCGTCAGCCGTCAGATGTTCGCCGGACTGTGGCCCGGCTTCGACGACGACGAAGTCCCCATCACCTCCATCACCAACGGGGTCCACGCACCCACCTGGATCGCCCCCCAGGTGCTAAGGCTCGCAGTCCGCCGCATCGGCACCGGCCGAGCGGAGGATGCGCTCTCCTCGGGCGCATCCGAACGATGGGACTCCGTCGCCGGCATCCCCGACGCCGATGTGTGGGAACTCCGCCGTGAACTGCGCGAACAACTCGTCGGCGAGGTCCGGGCACGACTGCGCGCCTCCTGGCGGCAACGCGGCGCCGGCGCGGCCGAACTGGGCTGGGTGGACTCCGTGCTCGACCCCGAGGTGCTGACCATCGGCTTCGCCCGGCGCGTCCCCTCGTACAAGAGACTCACCCTCATGCTGCGCGACCGCGAGAGGCTGCGCGAACTCCTGCTGCACCCCACCCGACCGGTGCAGATCGTCGTCGCGGGCAAGGCCCACCCGGCCGACGACGGCGGCAAGCGCCTGGTCCAGGAACTCGTACGGTTCGCCGACGACCCACGGGTGCGGCACCGCATCGTCTTCCTGCCGGACTACGGCATGGGCATGGCGCAGAAGCTCTACCCGGGCTGCGACGTCTGGCTCAACAACCCGCTGCGCCCCCTGGAAGCCTGCGGCACCAGCGGAATGAAGGCCGCGCTCAACGGCGGACTCAACCTGTCCGTCCTCGACGGCTGGTGGGACGAGTGGTACGACTCCGACTTCGGCTGGGCGATCCCCACCGCCGACGGCTCCGCCACCGGCGAGGAGCGCCGCGACGACCTGGAGTCCGCAGCGCTCTACGAACTCATCGAGAACCGTGTGGCACCGCTGTTCTACGACCGGAGTCCGGAGGGAGTACCGCGGCGCTGGACCGAAATGGTCCGCCGCACCCTGGCCGTCCTCGGCCCCAAGGTCCTCGCGGGCCGCATGGTCCGCGAGTACGTGGAACGGCTCTACGTGCCCGCCGCCCGCGCCCACCGACTGCTCGACACCGACACCGCCCGCGAACTCGCCGACTGGAAGCACCGCATCCGGGGCGCGTGGTCACGCGTCGCGGTCGACCATGTGGAGACGCTGGAGCAGGGCGGCGACGATCGGGACGTGGAACTGGGTGCCACCCTGGTGCTGCGCGCCCGGGTGGCACTGGGCGAACTGCACCCCGAGGACGTGGAGGTCCAGGCGGTGGCCGGCCGGGTCGATGCGGACGACACCATCGGAGAGTCCCGCACCTCGCCCCTCAAACCGGTCGGAGGCGGCCCCGACCTGGAGGGCCGCTGGATCTACGAAGGCCCTCTGACCCTGGCCCACACGGGCTCCTTCGGCTACACCGTCCGCGTACTGCCGGCCCACCGCCTCCTGGCGTCCAGCGCGGACCTGGGGCTGGTGGCGTTGCCGATGGAGACGGTGGGGGAGGCGGGAGTACTCCTGCGCTGA